The following proteins are encoded in a genomic region of Nicotiana sylvestris chromosome 4, ASM39365v2, whole genome shotgun sequence:
- the LOC138890085 gene encoding uncharacterized protein — MVADSLVLFALDDFVRDLVFRPVDSGGEKQCWDFFVPIELDYKPKVDWDTNCHVIHQLKANLSKRQLRLFKKTCFGYFLDLPPVIVQIRIMHHLLMREVHHEVKNEMRFVVNDSRLRFGLGEFALVTGLKCKGGTSIESIAENRLISKYFGTASVTFAQLADCFKKKKWETDDDALKIAVLYFVNSFLFSQLKTKAISRSYIDLIESGDFNNYPWGIDVYKATIDSCSNKFQDKPSFYRLGGFPLALQTWLYECCPSLDGHFVDHLGNNKLPRILKWAVMDQIPNERVALQMCSLQRKQLKNITPTDDEKKQFDVRGLSFEIEVECTDSQPSQPDSFQVFGTQLPKTQSMPESTGGDSQPTNAEIMKELQALKLFVENKFEEVLAAIGRQSVKPEGNSAHKQQDDDLRSACRIDGVGQVDVGGSNVNLPSAPCRQGGDLHLDSDFEYTDSQLDLIAAITQGGRRNVNQSGNDITTRAVNKSKPDQSVSRNIVQIQTDVETTPAILTRKRRPAAVKQSPYRNDWQSGVSAVGGSSKVIKGRFPFVNDISETVDFKLTTAFSNFVEANMQLGEEVYLPGDQKLEPCFDFEVEQIDDKTFFHTLNYSGRPLSSSHLNIIFYYLRKKAKYGINMPIKVTTTNTLFNNIIQRVFTQFVKGGKQDHLIDRSDDIMEYMKGFRMHCNTPCHQVDHVLFPINLAEIWHWILGDCGVYVACFAEYIIEDLPIPVANFDVDGLRARFGILLWHYGRNKQLHGESSESEAPVAPKKTRGKKRKK, encoded by the exons ATGGTCGCTGATTCACTAGTGCT CTTTGCATTAGATGATTTTGTACGTGATCTAGTGTTTAGGCCAGTTGATAGTGGTGGGGAGAAGCAA TGTTGGGATTTCTTTGTGCCTATTGAATTAGATTATAAACCAAAGGTTGATTGGGATACCAATTGCCatgttattcatcaattgaaagcGAATTTATCAAAGCGGCAACTTCGACTGTTTAAGAAAACATGCTTTGGCTATTTTTTGGATCTGCCACCAGTGATTGTGCAGATTCGTATTATGCACCATTTGCTTATGAGAGAAGTACATCATGAGGTTAAAAATGAGATGCGGTTTGTAGTGAATGATTCTAGGTTGCGGTTTGGCTTGGGTGAATTTGCACTTGTTACTGGGTTGAAATGTAAGGGTGGTACAAGTATAGAGAGCATAGCAGAGAAtaggttgatttcaaaatattttgggacTGCATCCGTGACATTTGCCCAACTAGCAGACTGttttaagaagaagaaatgggaaaCGGATGATGATGCGTTGAAGATAGCAGTTCTGTATTTTGTCAACAGCTTCTTATTTTCTCAACTCAAAACAAAGGCTATTTCACGGTCTTACATTGACTTGATTGAGTCTGGTGATTTTAATAATTATCCCTGGGGTATAGATGTTTATAAAGCTACAATTGACTCGTGTTCCAACAAGTTTCAAGATAAGCCTTCTTTTTATAGACTTGGTGGCTTCCCGTTGGCTTTACAGACTTGGTTGTATGAATGCTGCCCAAGTTTGGATGGTCActttgttgatcatcttggaaaCAACAAACTTCCACGAATTTTGAAATGGGCAGTCATGGATCAAATCCCGAATGAGCGAGTTGCTTTGCAAATGTGTAGCTTGCAACGCAAGCAG CTAAAGAACATCACCCCAACTGATGATGAGAAGAAACAATTTGATGTGCGTGGTCTAAGTTTTGAAATTGAAGTTGAGTGCACTGACAGCCAACCCAGCCAGCCCGATAGCTTTCAGGTTTTTGGCACTCAATTACCAAAGACACAAAGTATGCCTGAAAGTACTGGAGGTGATTCCCAACCTACCAATGCTGAGATAATGAAGGAGTTACAAGCTTTGAAGCTTTTTGTAGAGAACAAGTTTGAGGAGGTGCTTGCAGCTATTGGTAGGCAGTCAGTGAAACCAGAGGGAAATTCAGCG CACAAGCAACAGGATGATGATTTGCGTTCTG CATGTCGGATTGATGGTGTTGGCCAAGTGGATGTTGGTGGAAGTAATGTGAATTTGCCTTCTG CTCCATGTCGACAAGGGGGTGATCTTCACTtggattctgattttgaatataCTGATTCTCAACTTGATCTAATTGCTGCCATTACACAAGGAGGGAGACGTAATGTAAATCAATCTGGAAATGATATAACAACTCGTGCTGTAAATAAGTCTAAACCTGATCAGTCGGTATCAAGAAATATTGTTCAGATACAAACAGATGTTGAAACTACTCCTGCAATTTTAACACGGAAAAGGCGCCCCGCAGCTGTAAAACAGTCACCGTATAGGAATGACTGGCAATCTGGTGTTAGTGCAGTTGGGGGATCCTCGAAGGTTATCAAAGGAAGATTTCCATTTGTAAATGACATTTCAGAGACGGTTGATTTTAAGCTTACGACCGCATTCTCAAACTTTGTTGAAGCAAATATGCAATTGGGAGA GGAAGTGTATTTACCTGGTGATCAAAAGCTAGAGCCTTGTTTTGACTTTGAAGTTGAACAGATTGATGATAAGACGTTTTTCCATACCTTAAACTATTCTGGCAGGCCGCTCTCTAGTTCG CACTTGAATATTATATTCTACTATCTTAGGAAGAAGGCGAAATATGGAATTAATATGCCAATCAAAGTCACAACTACAAATACTCTTTTTAATAATATCATTCAAAGGGTTTTCACACAATTTGTAAAAGGTGGGAAACAAGATCATTTGATTGATAGATCAGACGATATCATGGAGTACATGAAAGGATTTAGGATGCATTGCAACACTCCATGCCACCAGGTTGATCATGTCCTTTTTCCAATTAATTTGGCAGAAATTTGGCATTGGATATTGGG AGATTGTGGAGTATATGTTGCTTGCTTTGCAGAGTATATTATTGAAGATCTTCCAATCCCTGTTGCCAATTTTGATGTGGATGGTCTTCGAGCTAGGTTTGGTATACTGTTGTGGCACTATGGGAGGAACAAGCAGTTGCATGGCGAATCAAGTGAATCTGAGGCTCCAGTAGCACCTAAAAAGACTCGTGGAAAGAAACGCAAGAAGTAG
- the LOC138890084 gene encoding uncharacterized protein, translated as MTMTSNIAESVNAANKHARDLPVVNLLDFMTTLIQKWNYTNRKDAVESFMKIGAKYEKILADNTILSQTMTVLPSTEFLHLVIDGQTRNVVRLHERNCTCGRFQLDDIPCPHAMAVIQKFHMDSYKYCSDYYSIDYLLKTYEIPVNPLPDETTWKIPEHVSSQVVLPPKGKIKPRRPKKKRGIGAWEGNTVTCALCGRKGHDRRTCRNIPKRD; from the exons ATGACCATGACATCGAATATTGCGGAATCAGTAAATGCAGCAAACAAGCACGCAAGAGACCTCCCAGTTGTGAATTTGCTTGACTTTATGACAACATTGATTCAAAAATGGAATTACACCAATCGGAAGGATGCAGTGGAATCATTTATGAAGATTGGTGCAAAGTATGAAAAAATATTGGCAGATAATACTATCTTATCACAGACGATGACA GTGTTGCCATCAACTGAATTCTTACATTTAGTAATTGATGGCCAAACAAGAAATGTGGTGCGCCTACATGAAAGAAACTGCACTTGTGGGAGGTTTCAGCTAGACGATATTCCATGTCCACATGCAATGGCAGTTATACAAAAATTCCATATGGATTCATACAAGTATTGCTCGGATTACTATAGCATAGACTACTTGCTGAAAACATATGAGATACCAGTAAATCCATTGCCTGATGAAACAACGTGGAAAATTCCAGAACATGTCTCTTCGCAGGTGGTACTGCCACCAAAAGGAAAAATCAAACCAAGAAGACCTAAAAAGAAGAGAGGCATAGGAGCCTGGGAAGGAAATACAGTTACATGTGCACTATGCGGGAGAAAAGGACACGACCGGAGAACATGCCGAAATATTCCAAAGAGAGATTGA